The following are encoded in a window of Solibacillus sp. FSL R7-0668 genomic DNA:
- a CDS encoding LytTR family DNA-binding domain-containing protein — MNLNKIEVEKSVLEQYKIILEDWIPSDASIAIAVNDTFIYFRSGHHNFSLTIGSPVPKNSIAYKILHEKKKIDAVMDNSLFDTPYYAIGYPITIDGQLGALVVVLPPLFKVEAPNLYQFLTGKQQEDWFPVPIEQISYIESLQKRTWFYSNKQQYKTAVTLKELQTRLPSTFIRIHRSYIINIIFIKKITRDLTSNFIIHLKDGTELPISQSYINQLRSILEF, encoded by the coding sequence TTGAATTTAAACAAAATTGAAGTGGAAAAAAGTGTATTAGAACAGTATAAAATTATTTTAGAAGATTGGATTCCTAGTGATGCCTCGATTGCCATTGCAGTCAATGATACATTTATTTACTTCCGTTCAGGCCATCACAACTTTTCATTAACAATTGGCTCACCTGTACCAAAGAACAGTATTGCCTATAAAATACTACACGAGAAGAAAAAAATTGACGCCGTTATGGATAACTCTTTATTCGATACACCTTACTATGCAATTGGTTATCCAATCACAATAGATGGGCAACTTGGTGCTCTTGTTGTTGTATTACCACCACTCTTTAAAGTAGAAGCACCTAATTTATATCAATTTTTAACTGGCAAACAACAAGAAGATTGGTTTCCTGTACCGATTGAGCAAATTTCATATATTGAAAGCCTCCAAAAGCGTACATGGTTTTATTCAAATAAGCAGCAATATAAAACCGCCGTTACCTTAAAAGAGCTGCAAACAAGGCTTCCTAGCACTTTTATTCGTATTCATCGTTCTTATATTATTAATATTATCTTTATAAAAAAAATAACTCGTGATTTAACTTCAAACTTTATTATCCATCTGAAAGATGGAACTGAACTCCCTATTAGTCAATCCTATATTAATCAGTTGCGAAGCATATTAGAATTCTAA
- the aceA gene encoding isocitrate lyase, whose translation MATRQERIEALQKDWAENTRWKGIERGYTAEEVVKLQGSFIQEQTLAKRGATRLWKSLHEQPFINALGALTGNQAVQQVKAGLQAIYLSGWQVAADANLSGQMYPDQSLYPANSVPAVVKRINQALQRADQIDHSEGREDGFDWFAPIVADAEAGFGGPLNVFELVKGMVEAGASGVHLEDQLASEKKCGHLGGKVLLPTQNAVRNLIAARLAADVMGVDTVLIARTDADAADMVTSDIDPRDAEFITGERTPEGFYRTKPGIKQAIARGLAYAPYADLIWCETSHPSLEEAREFAAAIHAEFPGKMLAYNCSPSFNWKAKLSDEEIAEYQRELGKLGYKFQFITLAGFHSLNYSMFELAHDYKDNGMAAYSKLQQAEFAAESKGYTATRHQREVGTGYFDEVSQTISGGQSSTTAMAGSTETEQFV comes from the coding sequence ATGGCAACTCGTCAAGAAAGAATCGAAGCTTTACAAAAGGATTGGGCAGAAAACACTCGTTGGAAAGGTATTGAGCGAGGTTATACAGCGGAAGAGGTTGTAAAATTACAGGGGTCATTCATTCAAGAGCAAACGTTAGCAAAACGCGGTGCTACACGCCTTTGGAAGTCGTTACATGAGCAACCATTTATCAATGCTTTAGGTGCTTTAACAGGTAACCAGGCAGTTCAACAAGTAAAAGCAGGTTTACAAGCAATCTACTTATCGGGGTGGCAAGTAGCAGCTGATGCAAACCTTTCTGGTCAAATGTATCCAGACCAATCATTATACCCAGCAAACTCTGTACCAGCAGTAGTAAAGCGTATTAACCAAGCGTTACAACGTGCAGATCAAATTGATCATTCAGAAGGTCGTGAAGATGGATTCGACTGGTTCGCGCCAATCGTAGCTGATGCTGAAGCAGGCTTCGGTGGTCCACTTAACGTCTTTGAATTAGTAAAAGGTATGGTTGAGGCAGGTGCTTCAGGCGTACACTTAGAGGACCAATTAGCTTCTGAGAAAAAATGTGGTCACTTAGGTGGTAAAGTATTATTACCTACACAAAACGCAGTACGTAACTTAATCGCGGCTCGTTTAGCAGCTGATGTAATGGGCGTTGATACAGTATTAATCGCACGTACAGATGCAGATGCTGCAGATATGGTAACTTCTGATATTGACCCACGCGATGCGGAATTCATTACTGGTGAACGTACTCCAGAAGGCTTCTACCGTACGAAACCTGGTATTAAGCAAGCAATCGCTCGTGGTTTAGCGTATGCACCGTATGCGGATTTAATTTGGTGTGAGACTTCTCATCCATCATTAGAAGAAGCGCGTGAATTTGCAGCAGCAATTCATGCTGAGTTCCCAGGGAAAATGTTAGCGTACAACTGCTCGCCATCATTTAACTGGAAAGCAAAATTATCTGATGAAGAAATCGCTGAGTACCAACGTGAATTAGGGAAGCTTGGTTATAAGTTCCAATTCATTACACTTGCTGGTTTCCACAGCTTAAACTACTCAATGTTCGAGCTTGCACATGACTACAAAGATAATGGTATGGCTGCGTATTCGAAATTACAACAAGCTGAATTTGCGGCTGAAAGTAAAGGATATACAGCAACTCGTCACCAACGTGAAGTGGGTACAGGATACTTTGATGAAGTATCACAAACAATTTCAGGTGGTCAGTCTTCTACTACTGCAATGGCTGGTTCAACTGAAACGGAGCAATTCGTGTAA
- a CDS encoding pyridoxal-phosphate-dependent aminotransferase family protein — protein MKNQELLLVPGPTPVVDEIYDALASETRGHTDPRFVETFKRAIENTKQLFQTDGEVYIVAGSGTLAMEMAIVNTVARGERLLVISHGYFGDRFTPLAKAFGMEVDVLQATWGEHIDLALVQQALSDNVYKAVTITHADTSTGVSSDLDKLIPLIKATGALVIIDGVVATAALHEDMSKAYGGNEQYKIDIVLTGSQKAIGIPPGLAIMAFSKQALAARAQMESVPAYYADIENWRPIMNNPALYFATPPVNLIYAYDVALQMVLQEGMKQREARHIAFGKAIRAALCTYGMMPLAKEDVAAPTLSCILYPEGVDDAKFRASLANQGVIVAGALAHLAGKAFRIGHMGNTTASMLEQAVSCIGKSLQEQGIHANIEEALHAFSEQMELSVRS, from the coding sequence ATGAAAAATCAAGAATTATTACTTGTACCGGGTCCGACACCGGTTGTTGATGAAATTTACGATGCGTTAGCAAGTGAAACGCGTGGACATACGGATCCGCGTTTTGTTGAAACGTTTAAACGAGCAATTGAAAATACGAAGCAGCTCTTTCAAACAGATGGAGAGGTGTATATTGTAGCGGGTTCAGGAACACTTGCGATGGAAATGGCTATTGTGAATACAGTAGCACGTGGGGAGCGGCTACTCGTTATTAGTCATGGTTATTTTGGAGATCGCTTTACACCGCTTGCGAAAGCTTTTGGTATGGAAGTGGACGTATTACAAGCGACATGGGGGGAACATATTGATTTAGCGCTTGTACAGCAAGCATTAAGCGATAACGTATATAAAGCGGTTACAATTACACATGCGGATACATCAACAGGCGTGTCTTCCGATTTAGACAAGCTAATTCCACTTATTAAGGCAACAGGTGCGCTTGTCATTATAGATGGTGTTGTGGCAACGGCTGCATTGCACGAAGATATGAGTAAGGCATACGGTGGGAATGAACAATATAAAATCGATATTGTATTAACAGGATCACAAAAAGCGATTGGCATTCCTCCAGGTTTGGCTATCATGGCTTTTAGCAAACAAGCATTGGCAGCGCGTGCACAAATGGAAAGTGTGCCAGCTTATTATGCAGATATTGAAAATTGGCGTCCGATTATGAACAACCCAGCACTGTATTTTGCGACGCCTCCTGTCAATTTAATTTATGCCTATGATGTAGCATTACAAATGGTATTGCAAGAAGGGATGAAACAACGTGAAGCGCGCCATATTGCGTTTGGTAAGGCCATTCGTGCAGCATTGTGTACATATGGCATGATGCCGCTAGCTAAGGAAGATGTAGCAGCACCTACATTAAGCTGTATTTTGTATCCTGAGGGTGTAGACGATGCAAAATTCCGTGCGAGTTTAGCAAATCAAGGAGTTATTGTGGCGGGGGCTTTGGCACATCTGGCAGGGAAGGCATTTCGTATTGGCCATATGGGAAATACGACGGCTTCAATGCTCGAACAAGCGGTTAGTTGCATAGGGAAATCCCTTCAAGAGCAAGGAATCCATGCAAATATTGAAGAAGCGCTACATGCATTTTCGGAGCAAATGGAGTTGTCTGTACGTAGCTAA
- a CDS encoding SEL1-like repeat protein, producing the protein MVDRDLLTTICNTIPETHRPLTEALQGAARYTISKPNLSLKKANLALSIIVRDLYAKDMNKDGTKSELRTLLNNKNFIEKIKPRRMYLLMNLIQKMSSMNANELIDTKVAQMVLDYLIDVTDWYIHNLSKGEKLTKDALLEVGNLPTTSSNEPFDLATQDYEDAAKWFLVAAQEGNSSAQYNLGVLYNHGKGVKRNYKEAAKWYTLAANQHDTNAQYALGVLYQLGNGVEQDEQKAVELYELAATAGNPDAQYNLGSLYNQGKGVPQNFKEAAKWYELAIAQGNTSAMNNLGFLYHNGQGVAQDYTKSAELFLQAANAGDASAQYNLGYLHSKGRGVKQSFGEAACWFLSAAMQQHTSAQFQLALLYKAGQGVAQNEEEAIKWLTLAANHGHTNAQYSLGLIYKQQPSKIANTQAIEWLLKAAANEHISANFDLGMLYIETGHRETGSKWLKRAAIHNHVQAQLQLGLLALGDEQNLPNYQEAFKWFRAATTQNDAEAEYQLGLLYEKGLGTKTNYDEARHCYRLAAEQGHVSAQYQLGNIFDKGLGTKQDFIEAFKWISLAAKKEHSKAQFQLAQMYANGEGIAQDYQEAAKWYRLAAQQGHNKAKFQLGMLYKKGLGVAQDYQEATRWLKQAIEQHS; encoded by the coding sequence ATGGTAGATCGCGACTTACTCACAACAATTTGCAATACGATTCCAGAAACACATCGCCCACTTACGGAAGCACTTCAAGGCGCTGCACGATATACCATTTCCAAGCCGAATCTGTCTTTAAAAAAGGCAAATCTAGCCTTAAGCATTATCGTACGCGATTTATACGCCAAAGACATGAACAAAGATGGCACAAAAAGTGAGTTACGCACACTCCTAAATAATAAAAACTTTATTGAAAAAATAAAACCACGTCGCATGTATTTATTGATGAATTTAATTCAAAAAATGTCATCCATGAATGCCAATGAATTAATCGATACAAAAGTAGCCCAAATGGTATTGGACTATTTAATTGATGTCACAGACTGGTATATTCATAACTTATCCAAGGGCGAAAAATTAACAAAAGATGCACTATTAGAGGTAGGAAATCTCCCAACAACTAGCTCCAATGAACCATTTGATCTAGCAACGCAGGATTATGAAGATGCCGCTAAATGGTTTTTAGTCGCAGCTCAAGAAGGCAATAGCAGCGCCCAATACAATCTCGGTGTTTTGTACAATCATGGCAAGGGCGTTAAGCGTAATTATAAAGAGGCAGCTAAATGGTATACTCTGGCCGCTAATCAGCACGATACAAATGCGCAATATGCTCTAGGGGTGTTGTATCAGCTTGGCAATGGGGTCGAGCAGGATGAGCAAAAGGCCGTAGAACTGTACGAATTAGCCGCTACTGCTGGCAATCCCGATGCGCAATACAATCTTGGCTCTTTATATAATCAAGGTAAGGGCGTCCCCCAAAACTTTAAGGAGGCCGCCAAATGGTATGAGCTCGCCATCGCACAGGGCAATACGAGTGCCATGAACAATCTCGGTTTTTTATATCATAATGGACAAGGGGTTGCTCAGGATTATACAAAATCCGCAGAATTATTTTTACAAGCGGCAAACGCTGGGGATGCAAGCGCTCAATACAATCTCGGCTACCTGCATTCCAAAGGGCGAGGGGTGAAGCAATCGTTTGGAGAAGCAGCTTGCTGGTTTTTATCAGCCGCTATGCAACAGCATACAAGCGCTCAATTCCAGCTCGCCCTGCTCTATAAAGCCGGCCAAGGGGTTGCTCAAAATGAAGAAGAAGCGATCAAATGGCTCACACTCGCAGCCAATCATGGACATACGAACGCGCAGTATTCGCTTGGTCTTATTTATAAACAGCAACCTTCTAAAATAGCCAACACACAAGCAATCGAATGGCTGTTAAAAGCAGCAGCAAACGAACATATTAGCGCGAATTTTGATTTAGGCATGCTCTATATCGAAACAGGACATAGGGAAACCGGTAGTAAATGGCTCAAACGTGCGGCCATTCACAACCATGTACAAGCACAGCTACAGCTCGGATTACTTGCTTTAGGCGATGAGCAAAACTTGCCAAATTACCAAGAAGCTTTTAAATGGTTCCGTGCGGCTACTACTCAAAACGATGCAGAAGCCGAATACCAGCTCGGTCTTTTATATGAAAAAGGTCTTGGCACCAAAACAAATTACGATGAAGCTCGCCATTGCTATCGTTTAGCTGCCGAGCAAGGACATGTCAGTGCACAATATCAACTCGGAAATATTTTTGATAAAGGACTTGGCACAAAGCAAGACTTTATCGAAGCCTTCAAATGGATTTCCCTTGCTGCAAAAAAAGAGCATAGCAAGGCTCAATTCCAACTGGCACAAATGTATGCAAATGGTGAAGGGATCGCCCAAGACTATCAAGAAGCAGCCAAATGGTATCGCCTTGCTGCACAGCAAGGGCATAATAAAGCAAAATTCCAGCTCGGCATGCTCTACAAAAAAGGGCTCGGTGTTGCACAAGACTATCAAGAAGCAACAAGATGGCTAAAACAAGCGATTGAACAACATTCCTAA
- a CDS encoding glycosyltransferase family 2 protein, which produces MEKAIVLIPALNPLPTIVHFVEKLKMLAIEKIIIINDGSDVKYNEIFKQLLKQDCIVLTHERNIGKGQALKTGMAYIAKSSLHAKGVIIVGAHGQHSILDIEQILASTKIFSDGIVLGIRDFKGSDYPLISQLHNRASSMLFELFFHKRLLDTQTGLRYIPRVHLSWLLKVKGESFRYDTNMLVEAIKRKIPLYEVPIGHAKLRKNAILYYDEVTNHAQVLQQIWINFFHKDDSMNETFSKRKRK; this is translated from the coding sequence ATGGAGAAAGCTATTGTGTTAATCCCCGCATTGAACCCATTACCAACCATTGTGCACTTTGTAGAAAAGTTAAAAATGCTCGCAATCGAAAAAATTATTATTATCAATGATGGTAGTGATGTGAAATATAATGAGATTTTTAAGCAATTGCTCAAGCAAGATTGTATTGTTTTGACGCATGAGCGAAATATTGGAAAGGGTCAGGCGTTAAAGACAGGCATGGCTTATATTGCGAAATCGTCTTTACATGCAAAAGGGGTCATAATTGTTGGGGCGCATGGGCAGCATTCGATTTTAGATATCGAACAGATTTTGGCTAGCACAAAGATTTTTTCAGATGGTATTGTATTAGGCATTCGTGATTTTAAAGGTTCCGATTACCCACTAATTAGTCAGCTACATAATCGCGCTAGCTCCATGCTATTTGAGCTGTTTTTTCATAAGCGTTTATTAGATACACAGACTGGCTTGCGCTATATTCCGAGAGTGCATTTGTCCTGGCTTTTAAAGGTAAAGGGGGAGTCATTTCGCTATGATACGAATATGCTTGTTGAGGCCATTAAGCGAAAAATCCCTTTATACGAAGTGCCAATCGGTCATGCCAAATTGCGGAAAAACGCTATTCTTTACTATGATGAGGTAACGAATCACGCACAAGTATTGCAACAAATTTGGATTAATTTCTTTCATAAAGACGATTCAATGAATGAAACTTTTTCAAAGCGAAAACGTAAATAA
- a CDS encoding YkvA family protein gives MEPNYNFDKMIDGQEKHYTDNKFLNKFSNFGGGLGKKAMQAAATLYVALRSPDMPKTNKIIVLAALGYFILPLDLVVDFLPVVGLTDDTFVILTALGKVYLSITDEMKLEAKELVETRITQKQE, from the coding sequence ATGGAACCTAATTACAATTTCGATAAAATGATTGACGGTCAGGAAAAACATTATACTGATAATAAATTTTTAAATAAATTTTCGAATTTCGGTGGAGGTTTAGGGAAAAAAGCGATGCAGGCAGCAGCAACCTTGTATGTTGCTCTGCGCAGTCCGGACATGCCAAAGACGAATAAAATAATTGTGCTTGCGGCGTTAGGCTATTTTATTTTACCGCTTGATTTAGTCGTGGACTTTTTACCTGTTGTCGGTTTGACAGATGACACATTTGTGATCTTAACGGCATTAGGAAAGGTGTATTTATCGATTACGGATGAAATGAAACTAGAGGCAAAGGAACTCGTTGAGACAAGGATTACTCAAAAACAGGAATAA
- a CDS encoding N-acetylglucosamine kinase: MTNHYILAVDGGATKTVMTIRTADGRELFSATSTSSNYQAVGVEHVQHVFTGLLRSAAAHLPSLHIDVAVFAIAGVDTLQDEKIVGEMIQQSIERSPFTFGHIILENDVEATAKGLGKNNVSLLISGTGAICYSLMDEKMSRTGGWGHRIGDEGGGYWIGKQIAKAIFRAADGRNEATVLTEFILQAHQVHSTDELYNYIYSSDYTNSRLAHFSSFLQQAVEQNDSVAQKIAHDAVQELVLLITTSLKNIGYHNEAHSLFFNGGVLKHNPFILQAVTEEIQQMYPAIHIELCKDKPLESIFQRGLHAFEQIQLH; encoded by the coding sequence ATGACTAATCATTACATACTAGCAGTGGATGGTGGCGCAACGAAGACCGTTATGACCATTCGCACAGCAGATGGGCGTGAGCTTTTTAGTGCCACATCTACCAGTTCAAACTACCAAGCAGTTGGCGTGGAGCATGTACAGCACGTCTTTACAGGGCTTTTACGCAGTGCAGCCGCGCATTTACCAAGCTTACACATCGACGTCGCGGTATTTGCGATTGCCGGGGTGGATACTCTACAGGATGAAAAAATCGTTGGGGAAATGATTCAGCAAAGTATTGAGCGTAGTCCCTTTACATTTGGTCATATCATTTTAGAAAATGATGTGGAGGCAACTGCTAAAGGACTCGGAAAAAACAATGTTAGTCTACTTATTTCGGGAACAGGGGCTATCTGCTACAGCTTGATGGATGAAAAAATGAGCCGTACAGGGGGCTGGGGACATCGTATTGGAGATGAAGGTGGCGGCTATTGGATTGGCAAGCAAATCGCCAAAGCTATCTTCCGCGCCGCTGATGGACGCAACGAAGCAACCGTATTAACTGAGTTTATTTTACAAGCTCATCAAGTCCATTCAACCGATGAGCTATACAATTACATTTATTCATCGGACTATACAAATAGTCGATTAGCCCATTTTAGTTCGTTTTTACAGCAAGCGGTTGAGCAAAACGACTCCGTAGCACAAAAAATTGCCCATGATGCGGTACAGGAACTTGTCTTGCTCATTACCACTTCGTTAAAAAATATAGGCTATCACAATGAAGCGCATTCATTATTTTTCAACGGCGGTGTACTCAAACATAATCCGTTTATTTTACAGGCCGTCACAGAGGAAATTCAACAAATGTATCCAGCAATTCACATCGAGCTTTGTAAGGATAAGCCGCTAGAATCTATTTTTCAGCGTGGCTTACATGCATTTGAGCAAATTCAACTTCATTAA
- the argH gene encoding argininosuccinate lyase: MFFQDFRNQVNEKEGVHFPSNSYRQMVLQPAYDEARKHFLNSMVQIHIAHLKMLEEQHLVTSQQARQIGQAIQQLDLDYYKTHDYNPQFEDLFFRIENKLIELGGDISGNLHIGRSRNDMGIAIYRMTLRKKMLTLMQELLNLRSALIAFAEEHVETIMIGYTHTQQAQPTTFAHYLKAVIDQLTRDYQRMQAAYTTINRSSMGAAALTTTGFPISRERMQQLLAFDDLIENAWDAVAGADYIAEAASVVQLAALNLGRTSQDFLLWATQEFNAFKLASPYVQISSIMPQKRNPVSIEHTRSLLSSVVGDASTVLQMVHNTPFGDIVDTEDDMQPYLWRAIDKLIGIYKLFGSLIVTMDVNKESLLQRAKNSFANVTELADTLVRSENISFRQSHKIVSLCVRELLAQHQESLSGLTWQLANEKCMEVTGKALQINEIAFYQSIQPEYFVHIRTLKGGPAPATMRESLMQATNATVTLENWLREKTDTILQAEEKLNQILKEWGQHD, from the coding sequence ATGTTTTTTCAAGATTTTCGTAATCAAGTGAATGAAAAAGAGGGCGTTCATTTTCCTTCTAATAGCTATCGTCAAATGGTGCTACAACCCGCCTATGACGAAGCACGCAAACATTTTTTAAATTCCATGGTCCAAATTCATATCGCTCATTTAAAAATGCTAGAAGAACAGCATTTAGTGACTTCTCAGCAGGCTCGACAAATTGGGCAAGCCATCCAGCAATTAGATTTAGATTATTATAAAACGCATGATTATAACCCGCAATTCGAGGATTTATTTTTCCGGATTGAAAATAAATTAATTGAGCTCGGCGGTGATATTTCAGGTAATTTACACATTGGCCGTAGCCGCAATGATATGGGTATCGCCATTTACCGCATGACGTTGCGAAAAAAAATGCTTACGCTGATGCAAGAGCTTCTCAATTTACGCAGCGCACTCATCGCCTTTGCGGAGGAGCATGTCGAAACGATTATGATTGGCTATACACATACGCAGCAAGCGCAGCCAACGACATTCGCCCATTATTTAAAGGCCGTTATCGATCAATTAACACGCGATTATCAACGAATGCAAGCCGCCTATACAACCATTAACCGCAGTAGTATGGGGGCAGCTGCATTAACTACAACAGGTTTTCCAATTAGTCGAGAACGGATGCAACAGCTTCTTGCCTTTGACGATCTCATTGAAAACGCCTGGGATGCTGTAGCCGGGGCCGACTATATTGCTGAGGCTGCAAGTGTTGTCCAACTAGCAGCACTTAATTTAGGGCGTACTTCACAGGATTTCTTATTATGGGCCACACAGGAGTTCAATGCCTTTAAGCTTGCAAGTCCTTATGTACAGATCAGCTCCATTATGCCGCAAAAGCGCAATCCCGTATCCATCGAACATACGCGTTCCTTATTATCTTCTGTTGTCGGGGATGCCTCAACCGTTTTACAAATGGTACACAACACGCCGTTTGGAGATATTGTCGATACAGAAGACGATATGCAACCTTACTTATGGCGCGCTATTGATAAATTAATCGGCATTTACAAGCTTTTTGGTAGCTTAATCGTCACGATGGATGTTAATAAGGAGAGCCTATTGCAGCGTGCGAAAAACAGCTTTGCCAACGTAACGGAGCTGGCCGATACACTCGTGCGCTCTGAAAATATTTCATTCCGCCAATCACATAAAATTGTCAGTCTTTGCGTGCGTGAGCTACTTGCCCAGCACCAGGAATCCCTTAGCGGCTTAACCTGGCAATTAGCCAATGAGAAATGCATGGAAGTAACCGGAAAGGCATTACAAATTAACGAAATCGCCTTTTACCAATCCATACAGCCGGAATACTTCGTTCATATTCGAACATTAAAAGGTGGCCCTGCGCCCGCTACGATGCGCGAATCATTAATGCAGGCTACGAACGCTACCGTCACTCTTGAAAACTGGCTACGTGAGAAAACGGATACGATTTTACAAGCTGAAGAAAAGCTCAACCAAATTTTAAAGGAGTGGGGACAGCATGACTAA
- a CDS encoding DMT family transporter, with product MKPNWIYPLLIVIASSSYGILSTIVKVAMQHGFTSAEAITSQYLFGFFLAFLLFVTTQRTIPKVSKSGAITLLLAGSFTAVTGIVYGQSLNYLPASLAVVMLFQFTWIGLFMDCFIKKRFPSRIELISLGFLLAGTILAAGILDVDLSQIAWQGWALGLAAAFSFAAFLQVNSRPVEGVTTIGRTFILSIVSLVVISLFLSPEILWNGQLSAGLWKFGLVLGLFGIILPILLFSIAAPKVGGGLVSILSAMELPVAIIVSVIVLKESLTVLQVGGILLVLIGMTLPSYFAAKKHKV from the coding sequence ATGAAACCAAATTGGATTTATCCATTATTAATCGTCATTGCCTCTAGTAGCTATGGGATTTTATCGACCATTGTAAAAGTTGCAATGCAGCATGGCTTTACCTCTGCTGAAGCAATTACAAGCCAATATCTTTTTGGCTTCTTTTTAGCATTTTTACTCTTTGTTACAACACAACGCACCATACCAAAAGTATCAAAATCCGGTGCCATTACCCTTTTATTAGCAGGTTCCTTCACAGCCGTTACCGGAATTGTGTATGGACAAAGCTTAAACTATTTACCAGCATCACTCGCAGTCGTTATGCTATTCCAATTTACGTGGATTGGTCTTTTTATGGACTGCTTTATAAAAAAACGATTCCCAAGCCGCATCGAGCTGATTTCGCTCGGCTTTTTACTTGCCGGAACGATTTTAGCAGCCGGGATTTTAGATGTGGATCTATCGCAAATTGCTTGGCAAGGATGGGCACTTGGCTTAGCAGCTGCCTTTAGCTTTGCTGCCTTTTTACAAGTCAATTCCCGCCCTGTGGAAGGTGTCACGACAATCGGGCGTACCTTCATCCTATCCATTGTTTCTCTTGTCGTTATTTCATTATTTTTATCACCTGAAATTTTATGGAACGGACAATTATCAGCGGGGCTTTGGAAGTTTGGCTTAGTACTTGGACTCTTCGGGATTATTTTACCGATTTTATTATTTTCGATCGCTGCACCAAAAGTGGGCGGTGGTCTCGTATCGATTTTAAGTGCGATGGAGCTACCTGTAGCGATTATTGTATCTGTAATCGTCTTAAAGGAAAGCTTAACCGTGTTACAAGTCGGTGGAATACTGCTTGTGCTGATCGGCATGACATTACCGTCGTATTTTGCTGCTAAAAAACATAAGGTATAA
- a CDS encoding GNAT family N-acetyltransferase, with amino-acid sequence MTIPIRQATPQDAKKIAPLIYDAIGDIANNLTGEQDLSSIFNSLEQFVTETTNRHSYLNTFVAVKDNDILGIVVLYDGQQGDALDRQLEQQLAKKNIHVTLDVEAHPDEYYIDTICVAPNARGLGIGTKLLHFSEQHAKELGYQKLSLNVELEKLDARRLYERMGFVVTEPWTIINEPFHHMVKSL; translated from the coding sequence ATGACAATTCCCATTCGACAAGCAACACCACAGGACGCAAAAAAGATTGCTCCTTTAATTTATGACGCGATTGGAGACATTGCAAATAATTTAACTGGTGAGCAGGATTTATCAAGCATTTTTAATTCCTTGGAGCAATTTGTTACAGAAACAACAAATCGTCACAGCTATTTAAATACATTTGTAGCGGTAAAGGACAACGACATTTTAGGAATCGTCGTTTTATATGATGGGCAGCAGGGAGATGCGCTTGATCGCCAATTAGAACAACAGCTTGCCAAGAAAAACATTCACGTAACATTAGATGTGGAAGCACATCCTGATGAATACTATATTGATACGATTTGTGTTGCACCCAACGCCCGTGGACTCGGCATTGGTACAAAATTACTCCATTTTTCTGAACAACATGCGAAAGAGCTTGGCTATCAAAAGTTGTCGTTAAATGTAGAACTAGAAAAGCTAGATGCACGTCGGCTTTACGAACGTATGGGCTTTGTCGTGACAGAGCCGTGGACAATTATTAACGAACCGTTTCATCATATGGTGAAGTCGCTCTAA